A single genomic interval of Alistipes sp. ZOR0009 harbors:
- a CDS encoding nitroreductase family protein encodes MKFRDVIEKRKTIRDFQNKEISKNIIDYAIENGFKAPTYNHLREWDFIILSSLESKLKLIESENLDKTIDLEKLKLLFKDEDDVMKEMYLDAIPKQKKMILEAPTVIVVVYKAKTRVCEASKIYDLNCLASVWTCIENLLLSLAEHDVYGVTFIPQNIESIKKGLEVPSELEIAAVIPIGYMADDARILKQKHINIEERKHYDKW; translated from the coding sequence ATGAAATTTAGAGATGTTATCGAAAAAAGAAAGACTATTAGAGATTTTCAAAATAAAGAAATCTCAAAGAATATTATTGATTATGCCATTGAAAACGGATTTAAAGCACCTACATACAACCATCTAAGGGAATGGGATTTTATTATTTTAAGTAGCCTTGAATCAAAATTAAAGCTGATTGAATCAGAAAATCTCGACAAAACAATAGATTTAGAAAAGCTTAAACTGCTATTCAAGGATGAAGATGATGTTATGAAGGAAATGTACCTAGATGCAATTCCGAAACAGAAAAAAATGATTCTTGAGGCACCAACAGTAATAGTAGTGGTATATAAGGCCAAAACAAGAGTGTGCGAAGCAAGTAAAATATATGATTTGAACTGTTTGGCATCGGTATGGACTTGCATAGAAAATTTGTTATTAAGCCTCGCTGAACATGATGTTTATGGAGTGACTTTCATCCCTCAAAATATTGAGTCGATTAAGAAAGGGCTGGAAGTTCCTTCCGAGCTAGAAATTGCAGCGGTAATCCCAATAGGATATATGGCTGATGATGCAAGAATTCTTAAGCAGAAACATATCAATATTGAGGAAAGAAAGCATTATGACAAGTGGTAG
- a CDS encoding MDR family MFS transporter, protein MDAQISVRNIPATMAGLMLCLFLSALDNSIVGTAMPKIIADLQGLRHYSLPFTSYLLFSTVVIPIAGKLSDVLGRKVVALWGIGLFMLTSSLCGLAVNMPMLTLFRGLQGACGGVLASSAFIICAELFPPQKRGKYIGMLVAMHGLASMLGPVVGGVVTDYLSWHWIFYINIPVGMLSFLLLKRQLPLIKHPGSSNEVDFNGITLFLLALFPFLLCFAEGGKLLPWTSPVTISLLLFSLLMFIGFIKVERYSKSPLLPVEMLRNGVFRRASFSAAMGYVTLFGIILYVPYLLQIVQHKGATYSGMVMLPMSLAIVAGGMSGGFIASKWMRFRLQAIVNFSISIAGLIPLLVYGQNIPMGMLVLGILLTGLGVGLNFPTMNMAPQAFFPAAQMGVLISSLEFFQIMGGVISTSVLGNLLHVSTMWLIILCMAALACGIVAMSGVNEKEIRNKFAARYKKPAMAQ, encoded by the coding sequence ATGGATGCTCAGATTTCTGTCAGGAACATTCCTGCTACGATGGCCGGATTAATGCTTTGCCTATTCTTATCGGCCCTCGACAACTCGATTGTAGGAACTGCCATGCCCAAGATTATTGCCGACTTACAGGGGCTACGCCACTACTCGCTACCGTTTACATCGTATCTGCTCTTTTCTACCGTGGTTATTCCAATTGCTGGTAAGCTCTCGGACGTGCTTGGCCGAAAAGTTGTAGCCCTTTGGGGCATCGGGCTGTTTATGCTAACATCGTCGCTTTGCGGGTTGGCGGTAAATATGCCGATGCTGACTCTTTTTCGCGGATTACAGGGAGCCTGTGGAGGTGTTTTGGCATCGAGCGCATTCATAATTTGTGCCGAGCTGTTTCCGCCACAAAAGCGAGGAAAGTATATCGGCATGCTCGTCGCTATGCATGGCTTAGCCAGCATGCTTGGTCCGGTAGTGGGCGGAGTTGTTACCGACTACCTCTCGTGGCACTGGATTTTTTACATCAACATTCCCGTTGGGATGCTATCTTTCCTTCTACTAAAAAGGCAGCTACCGCTTATCAAGCATCCAGGCAGCAGTAACGAGGTCGATTTTAATGGGATTACGCTATTTCTGCTTGCCCTATTCCCATTCCTGCTCTGCTTTGCAGAAGGTGGTAAGCTGCTCCCTTGGACATCTCCGGTTACCATCTCGCTACTACTCTTTTCGCTGCTGATGTTCATCGGGTTTATAAAAGTAGAACGCTACTCGAAATCGCCATTACTACCCGTTGAAATGCTCAGAAATGGAGTTTTTCGAAGAGCCTCATTTTCGGCAGCAATGGGGTACGTTACCCTATTCGGCATAATTCTATACGTTCCTTACCTGCTGCAAATTGTACAGCACAAAGGTGCTACCTACTCGGGCATGGTAATGCTACCAATGTCGCTGGCCATTGTGGCTGGTGGAATGAGCGGTGGTTTTATTGCATCGAAATGGATGCGGTTTAGGCTACAGGCAATAGTAAACTTCAGCATATCCATAGCGGGGCTTATTCCGCTGCTGGTATACGGCCAAAATATTCCAATGGGGATGCTGGTATTGGGGATTTTGCTTACAGGACTTGGCGTAGGCCTTAACTTCCCCACCATGAATATGGCACCTCAAGCATTCTTTCCTGCCGCTCAGATGGGGGTGCTAATATCGAGCCTCGAATTCTTTCAGATTATGGGCGGCGTGATATCCACCTCTGTGCTGGGTAACCTGCTTCATGTATCAACGATGTGGCTTATTATCCTATGCATGGCGGCGCTCGCATGTGGCATTGTTGCCATGTCTGGAGTTAACGAAAAGGAGATACGCAATAAGTTCGCAGCCCGATATAAGAAGCCTGCAATGGCCCAATAG
- a CDS encoding DsrE/DsrF/DrsH-like family protein: MESEVTNQLAQLQKELEALGKKVSMLENSRKDQLSIAVVSGDFDKILASMVIALAAAANDTQVKLFFSFWALSALRDEKKRANGKDFISKMFGVMLPKGRNKLGLSNLNMMGMGPVMIKYLMRKKNVLSIDRMFKEAAELGIEITICEMSMDLMGFKKEEIIDYPNLRYAGASTFVNEGLESSMQLFI, translated from the coding sequence ATGGAATCAGAAGTAACAAACCAGCTAGCGCAGCTACAAAAAGAGCTCGAAGCCTTAGGTAAAAAGGTGTCGATGCTAGAAAATAGCCGCAAGGATCAGCTGTCGATTGCCGTTGTATCGGGAGACTTCGATAAGATTTTGGCATCGATGGTGATTGCGCTTGCCGCAGCTGCAAACGATACGCAGGTGAAGCTTTTCTTCTCGTTTTGGGCGCTATCGGCGCTTCGCGATGAGAAGAAAAGAGCAAACGGGAAAGATTTTATCTCAAAGATGTTTGGGGTAATGCTTCCGAAGGGACGAAATAAGCTCGGCTTATCGAATCTAAACATGATGGGGATGGGCCCTGTGATGATAAAGTACCTGATGAGAAAGAAGAATGTGCTTTCTATCGACAGAATGTTTAAGGAGGCTGCAGAGCTTGGTATCGAAATCACCATCTGCGAAATGTCGATGGACTTGATGGGCTTTAAGAAGGAGGAGATAATCGATTATCCGAACCTGAGGTATGCCGGAGCCTCAACATTCGTAAACGAAGGGCTAGAAAGCAGCATGCAGCTCTTCATATAA
- a CDS encoding DUF2200 domain-containing protein, with the protein MKTTSNHDERMAKMTFALVYPLYLAKVEKKGRSREELHQVIEWLTGYNEQALQRLIEETVTFEEFFRNATVNANAYLVTGVICGCRVEDVENPLTQQIRRLDKLVDELAKGRKMEKILRLG; encoded by the coding sequence ATGAAGACAACATCCAACCATGACGAGCGAATGGCTAAAATGACGTTTGCATTGGTTTACCCTCTCTACCTTGCTAAGGTGGAGAAAAAGGGGCGGAGCAGGGAGGAGCTGCATCAGGTAATAGAGTGGCTGACGGGGTACAACGAACAGGCGCTACAGCGGCTTATTGAGGAGACGGTTACTTTTGAAGAGTTCTTTCGGAATGCGACAGTAAATGCCAATGCCTATTTGGTAACGGGTGTAATCTGCGGCTGCAGGGTCGAGGATGTCGAAAATCCATTAACGCAGCAGATACGGCGTTTGGATAAGCTGGTTGACGAGCTCGCCAAAGGTCGGAAGATGGAAAAAATATTGAGGTTAGGCTAA
- a CDS encoding sulfurtransferase TusA family protein, which yields MTNEELSALGVAKSVDARGTACPGPLLEAKKAIGTIASGEVMEILSADEGTRVDIPKWCTKQGHEYLGTVEENGYYKIFMKKK from the coding sequence ATGACAAACGAAGAATTATCAGCTTTAGGCGTAGCAAAGTCGGTTGATGCACGAGGCACCGCATGTCCAGGTCCACTATTGGAGGCCAAAAAAGCTATAGGAACAATCGCTTCTGGCGAAGTGATGGAAATTCTATCGGCCGACGAAGGTACGCGTGTAGATATTCCTAAGTGGTGCACCAAGCAGGGGCACGAGTATCTAGGAACCGTAGAGGAGAATGGGTACTACAAAATCTTTATGAAGAAAAAGTAG
- a CDS encoding Kelch repeat-containing protein translates to MRNNVGLLVLASLALWGCSSRVYVDKEEVAWQPASSMGDLGRSGATSTAVDGKGYVGCGNAPDGSYLHDFWAYDAATNKWEQKTDYPGKGGHAVTSFAINGKVYFCLGFAGSKQLCNDVWEYDPLSNRWSQKREFPGQGRYSAKSFVIGKYAYVGTGSYDSSSEYLGDFWRYDPEVDKWEQVAAIPVGRCGAVAFSVNGKGYCGLGIDEGGSFLNALKDFWEYDPATNQWSQLPDFPGLRYGAFGFGLGDAGYVGGGFDKRYFYNDMWRLNIDRRCWEKVESPSGFAPRMGATPFIVNGKAYVGTGDNSLSILSDFFIFWSGINIR, encoded by the coding sequence ATGAGAAATAACGTTGGTCTATTGGTGCTGGCATCGCTAGCACTCTGGGGGTGCAGTAGTCGGGTTTATGTGGATAAGGAGGAGGTGGCATGGCAACCTGCTTCATCGATGGGAGACCTAGGTCGTAGTGGGGCAACTAGCACAGCGGTAGACGGAAAGGGATATGTGGGATGTGGTAATGCGCCGGATGGCTCCTATCTTCACGATTTTTGGGCGTACGATGCCGCAACCAATAAGTGGGAGCAGAAAACCGACTATCCAGGTAAGGGTGGTCATGCAGTAACATCATTTGCCATTAACGGGAAGGTCTATTTTTGTCTTGGCTTTGCAGGTAGCAAACAGCTGTGTAACGATGTGTGGGAGTATGATCCTTTATCGAACAGGTGGAGCCAAAAGCGCGAGTTCCCAGGACAAGGGCGTTATAGCGCAAAGAGTTTTGTTATTGGTAAATATGCCTATGTTGGTACTGGTTCGTACGACAGCTCATCAGAGTACCTTGGCGATTTTTGGAGATATGATCCCGAGGTCGACAAGTGGGAGCAGGTGGCCGCTATTCCTGTTGGTCGATGTGGGGCTGTTGCCTTTTCTGTTAACGGAAAGGGGTATTGTGGACTAGGTATCGACGAGGGTGGTTCCTTTTTGAATGCACTAAAAGATTTTTGGGAGTATGATCCTGCTACTAACCAATGGAGCCAGCTGCCCGATTTCCCCGGTTTACGGTATGGCGCTTTTGGCTTTGGGCTAGGCGATGCTGGCTATGTTGGTGGTGGTTTTGATAAGCGCTACTTCTACAATGATATGTGGAGGCTTAATATCGATAGGAGATGCTGGGAAAAGGTGGAATCGCCAAGCGGTTTTGCACCTCGAATGGGTGCTACTCCATTTATTGTAAACGGGAAAGCCTACGTGGGGACGGGCGATAACTCATTGTCTATTCTATCCGATTTTTTTATATTTTGGAGCGGAATAAATATTAGATAG
- a CDS encoding DUF1398 domain-containing protein, translated as MFAVEQIEQAHSRVKSGADFPEYIRALKQMGVVGFETWVADSHTEYFGENGYNTKSLPQYANMEIAENCSKDQFSHYLKIHQQGETDYHTFCKHCAQTGIEKWAVCLEEMTCTYYDKIGNKVLVERIPQ; from the coding sequence ATGTTTGCTGTAGAACAAATAGAGCAAGCCCACAGCAGGGTGAAATCGGGTGCAGACTTTCCTGAGTACATTAGAGCATTAAAGCAAATGGGCGTAGTAGGTTTTGAAACATGGGTAGCCGATAGCCACACCGAGTACTTTGGCGAAAACGGTTATAATACAAAATCATTACCTCAGTATGCCAATATGGAAATAGCCGAAAATTGCAGTAAGGATCAATTTTCCCATTACCTGAAAATACATCAGCAGGGAGAAACCGATTATCATACATTTTGTAAGCATTGTGCCCAAACAGGAATTGAAAAATGGGCTGTTTGTCTCGAAGAAATGACCTGTACCTATTACGATAAGATCGGAAACAAGGTTTTGGTAGAGCGAATACCACAATAA
- a CDS encoding GyrI-like domain-containing protein, translated as MGSTDFVDIYKERIHQAVDYISEHISEEIPLEKLAAVACFSPFHFHRIFSAVLGETPRDYIERSRMERAAKLICLNQNIAIADIASSCGFSSASSFSRAFKKHYGVAPSLYLQKHKEVHHTFTEQQLVAKAQSRLRDFSLVEIKRLPDFYVAYTQVIESYATGIPKAWNRLFQFLQPRDLIAGDVTLLGIPYNNPGITPREKCRYRACITVPREMILSRGDVKTTHLKEALYAIYHFKGTREDVWEAYAFFYGEWLIQSGYMPDEKPLIELYPLSLMSDCSQNELMYDIAIPIVPMGRY; from the coding sequence ATGGGCAGTACCGATTTTGTAGATATTTATAAGGAGCGAATACATCAGGCTGTTGATTATATTTCGGAGCATATATCAGAAGAGATTCCATTAGAGAAGCTGGCCGCGGTTGCTTGCTTCTCTCCATTTCATTTTCATCGTATTTTCTCAGCCGTTTTGGGCGAAACACCCCGCGACTACATAGAGCGTTCGCGTATGGAGCGGGCGGCCAAGCTTATTTGCCTTAACCAGAATATTGCTATTGCGGATATTGCCTCTTCATGTGGCTTTTCATCGGCATCGTCGTTTTCTAGGGCCTTCAAAAAGCATTATGGTGTAGCACCCTCCCTATACCTTCAAAAACATAAGGAGGTGCACCATACATTTACGGAGCAGCAGCTTGTTGCAAAAGCGCAAAGTCGGCTACGAGACTTTTCGTTGGTAGAGATAAAAAGGCTGCCAGATTTTTATGTTGCCTACACGCAGGTTATTGAGAGTTACGCAACAGGTATCCCAAAGGCTTGGAATCGGCTGTTTCAGTTTTTGCAGCCAAGGGACTTAATAGCTGGAGATGTTACCCTTCTGGGAATTCCCTATAACAACCCGGGTATAACACCGCGCGAAAAATGCCGCTATAGAGCTTGCATTACGGTACCTAGGGAGATGATTCTTTCGCGAGGAGATGTTAAAACGACTCATCTGAAGGAGGCGCTTTACGCCATTTACCACTTTAAGGGTACCCGCGAGGATGTTTGGGAGGCTTACGCTTTCTTTTATGGCGAATGGCTTATTCAGAGTGGATATATGCCCGACGAGAAGCCGCTAATTGAGCTCTACCCGCTGTCGCTGATGTCCGACTGCTCTCAAAATGAGCTTATGTACGATATTGCCATTCCGATTGTCCCTATGGGTAGGTATTAA
- a CDS encoding serine hydrolase domain-containing protein translates to MRKLATAILLAITNFCVAQKTVEFADSIRSCYHIPELSYAVVDGKAVLEIAALGKHSVNLPDTATLEDRFHIGSNTKAMTAFIIAKYVEKGRLSWNDKFFDYFPEWQAQSKPEYANITLQDLLSHRAGVQPFQGENDPPIPNFRGTKQEKRKQFGQFVLAQEPVKMDAQNPFIYSNAGYTLATLMLEKATGKSWEYLVDKVFNRDLKLNVKLSWPENQNAKDTWGHSFENATLLPVPSNTTYHLDYTEPAGDINIKLKDYVRFIQLNLQGLSGQNGYLTAATYQHIHKGVDFYSLGWYNIYEKGQELSTHSGTAGTYYTLVHIDRVGKRAYIIFTNSFTPDTQRGVRLLMRKLKETYGRQ, encoded by the coding sequence ATGAGAAAATTAGCGACAGCTATACTTTTAGCGATTACAAATTTCTGCGTAGCACAGAAAACGGTAGAGTTTGCTGATTCTATCCGAAGCTGCTACCATATTCCAGAGCTCTCCTACGCGGTAGTCGATGGTAAAGCCGTGTTGGAAATTGCCGCATTGGGGAAACACTCCGTAAACCTTCCCGATACGGCAACCTTAGAAGACCGATTTCATATAGGCTCCAACACTAAGGCAATGACCGCATTTATAATTGCCAAATATGTAGAAAAAGGGAGGTTGTCTTGGAACGACAAGTTCTTTGACTATTTTCCCGAATGGCAAGCCCAAAGCAAACCCGAATATGCAAACATTACGCTGCAAGATCTGCTTTCGCATCGGGCAGGTGTACAGCCTTTTCAGGGCGAAAATGATCCTCCAATACCCAACTTCAGGGGGACAAAGCAAGAAAAAAGAAAACAATTTGGACAATTTGTCCTTGCTCAAGAACCCGTAAAGATGGATGCGCAAAATCCATTCATCTACTCGAACGCGGGGTACACCTTGGCTACATTGATGCTCGAGAAGGCAACAGGCAAAAGCTGGGAGTATTTGGTTGATAAGGTTTTTAATAGGGATTTAAAGCTAAATGTAAAGCTTTCATGGCCAGAGAACCAGAATGCAAAGGATACTTGGGGGCATTCATTCGAAAATGCAACGCTGCTACCCGTTCCTTCAAATACCACCTATCACCTCGATTATACCGAACCGGCAGGGGACATAAATATAAAGTTAAAGGACTATGTGCGGTTTATTCAGCTCAACTTGCAGGGGCTGAGCGGGCAAAATGGATATCTGACAGCAGCAACCTACCAGCATATTCACAAGGGGGTAGATTTTTACTCCTTGGGTTGGTATAACATTTATGAAAAAGGACAGGAACTTTCAACGCACTCAGGCACAGCAGGTACCTACTATACCCTTGTTCATATAGATAGAGTAGGGAAAAGAGCCTATATTATTTTCACGAATTCCTTTACCCCAGATACACAGCGAGGAGTTAGGCTTCTGATGCGAAAGCTGAAAGAAACCTACGGTCGCCAATAG
- a CDS encoding DsrE family protein, translated as MEDKLVIISTNGPENSEKATLPFVLATAAQTVDVKVVVILQANAVMVAKKGEAEAICAHGFLPLKGLIDTFLELGGELLLCTPCVRERGIGTQELVEGAVSIAAGTVVTEVLSAKSVVTY; from the coding sequence ATGGAAGACAAGCTCGTAATTATCAGTACCAATGGTCCAGAAAATTCAGAAAAGGCAACCCTCCCATTTGTGCTGGCAACAGCCGCTCAAACGGTAGACGTAAAGGTGGTGGTAATTCTGCAGGCAAATGCCGTGATGGTTGCCAAAAAAGGCGAGGCAGAGGCAATCTGTGCTCACGGCTTTTTACCCTTAAAAGGACTTATTGATACTTTCTTGGAGCTGGGCGGGGAGCTGCTGCTGTGTACACCCTGCGTAAGGGAAAGGGGAATTGGAACACAGGAGCTGGTTGAGGGGGCTGTTTCAATAGCAGCTGGGACGGTGGTTACCGAGGTGCTTTCGGCAAAATCGGTAGTAACCTACTAG
- the ccsA gene encoding cytochrome c biogenesis protein CcsA: MWSNFIYFSIVALACWIIATLYAYRRGRTAIVGGIYLLGSFAIAAFIVMLWISLDRPPLRTLGETRLWYAFFVPLVGAIIYLRWKFRWILSYTLLLALVFIVINIVKPETHSKALMPALQSIWFVPHVVVYIFSYALLGAASLVAAKILFMQRFGQPSRVDLLPVADTLVYVGFSFLTMGSVFGALWAKEAWGHYWTWDPKETWAFITWLGYLVYLHFRFHTPKKQATATWMLALAFVVLLVCWFGINYLPAAQNSVHTYSR; this comes from the coding sequence ATGTGGAGTAATTTTATATATTTTTCGATTGTCGCATTAGCATGTTGGATAATTGCTACGCTCTACGCTTATCGAAGGGGTAGGACTGCTATTGTTGGAGGTATCTATTTACTAGGTTCGTTTGCTATTGCAGCGTTTATTGTTATGCTCTGGATCTCGTTAGATCGTCCGCCGCTAAGAACCCTTGGTGAAACGCGGCTATGGTACGCCTTTTTTGTTCCATTGGTTGGTGCCATTATCTACCTTCGATGGAAATTTAGATGGATTTTATCCTATACGTTGCTGCTGGCGTTGGTTTTTATTGTAATTAATATTGTAAAGCCAGAAACGCATAGCAAGGCGCTGATGCCTGCGCTTCAGAGTATATGGTTTGTTCCCCATGTAGTGGTATACATCTTCTCCTATGCTCTTTTGGGTGCGGCATCGCTAGTTGCAGCTAAGATTTTGTTTATGCAGCGTTTTGGACAACCTTCTAGGGTGGATTTGCTGCCTGTTGCCGACACCTTAGTTTATGTAGGTTTTTCTTTTCTAACAATGGGCTCTGTCTTTGGTGCACTTTGGGCAAAAGAGGCTTGGGGTCATTACTGGACATGGGACCCGAAGGAGACTTGGGCTTTTATCACTTGGTTGGGTTATTTGGTATACCTTCATTTTCGATTCCATACCCCTAAAAAGCAGGCAACCGCAACTTGGATGCTCGCATTGGCGTTTGTGGTACTTCTGGTTTGTTGGTTTGGCATCAACTACCTCCCCGCAGCACAAAATAGCGTTCATACCTATAGCCGTTAA
- a CDS encoding cytochrome c biogenesis protein ResB, producing MTQKLGRPIWQGIWGYKEAFVVCLGLVAVGILLQLTVGCVGNTLFSYPFNVLFGGAYLVVLVVLQLAAGKRTIIRWMGSSPTAITLMLMLGFTVLLMGVTPQRNLYEAPQGGFVSRIGLDAILHTWYFAFIFFFLLTSLGLTAVKRLVPFRKKNIGFVLNHLGLWLTLFAGVLGSGDIAQLTMNLTEGKVEWRAQDRQGVVYEMPIATELHDFTMEEYPANLYLIDTRTGDALPKEKPVHLALEDSLTKGNLEGWQIEVVSKMNDAAPVAADKYVRYINIGSCQAAYIKATSHDGRQKKEGWISSGSFMFPHKSLYLTDTLGLLMGVPEPKKFRSEVTIYSKTGLRLDTCIEVNRPVVVDGWTIYQLGYDDQMGRWSNKSTVEMVKDPWLKVVYTGLLMLLAGAVYLFWIANKQKREVRNVE from the coding sequence ATGACACAAAAATTGGGACGACCTATTTGGCAGGGCATTTGGGGGTATAAGGAGGCTTTTGTTGTATGTCTGGGGTTGGTCGCTGTGGGAATATTACTACAGCTGACCGTCGGTTGTGTTGGCAATACTCTTTTTTCCTATCCATTTAACGTACTATTCGGTGGGGCCTACCTGGTGGTGCTGGTGGTTTTACAGCTGGCTGCCGGTAAACGTACCATTATACGGTGGATGGGATCTAGCCCAACGGCTATAACGCTGATGCTGATGCTTGGTTTTACTGTACTTCTTATGGGGGTAACGCCTCAACGCAACCTGTACGAAGCGCCGCAAGGAGGCTTCGTTTCGAGAATTGGGCTCGACGCCATTTTGCATACCTGGTATTTTGCCTTTATCTTCTTCTTCTTACTCACCTCGCTGGGGCTCACAGCCGTAAAACGTTTAGTCCCCTTTCGTAAAAAAAATATTGGATTCGTACTTAATCACCTCGGACTTTGGCTTACGTTGTTTGCGGGCGTATTGGGAAGCGGCGATATTGCTCAATTAACCATGAACCTTACGGAGGGTAAGGTGGAATGGCGAGCTCAGGATAGGCAGGGTGTGGTATATGAAATGCCTATTGCAACCGAGCTGCACGACTTTACGATGGAGGAGTACCCTGCTAACCTATACCTTATAGATACTCGAACGGGGGATGCGCTGCCCAAAGAAAAACCGGTGCACCTAGCATTAGAGGATAGCCTTACTAAGGGTAATTTAGAAGGTTGGCAGATAGAGGTTGTGAGTAAAATGAACGATGCGGCGCCTGTTGCTGCCGACAAGTACGTCAGGTACATTAATATCGGATCTTGTCAAGCGGCCTACATCAAGGCTACCAGCCATGATGGACGCCAAAAAAAGGAAGGGTGGATAAGTAGCGGTAGCTTTATGTTTCCGCATAAGAGCCTTTACCTTACCGATACCCTCGGTTTGCTTATGGGAGTTCCAGAACCGAAAAAGTTTAGATCGGAGGTGACAATATACTCAAAAACAGGGTTAAGGCTTGATACCTGCATCGAAGTTAACCGCCCGGTGGTGGTGGATGGATGGACTATTTACCAGCTGGGTTATGACGATCAGATGGGGAGATGGTCGAACAAGAGCACCGTTGAGATGGTAAAGGATCCTTGGCTCAAGGTTGTTTATACAGGGTTGCTGATGCTGCTAGCTGGTGCTGTGTACCTATTTTGGATTGCCAATAAGCAAAAAAGGGAGGTGCGTAATGTGGAGTAA
- a CDS encoding Crp/Fnr family transcriptional regulator, with protein MHKCKVCSYKSPATEKLKDEELELLGKGCAEVYFKAGENVVKQNALSTNVAYLKSGVVKIHMNENGVEKIKRIIRGPRYLCLPSNFSDKINHFSATALENSAVCFLDLETFKSFFYSNGDFAFQIVKDLSQNELKNFHSYINSSKKQATGRIAESLVYFYKEIYGSKTFTLPISRLELGEFSGTTRENASRILSDFHHERIIDLNGKTITVLNEELLTQISEKG; from the coding sequence ATGCATAAGTGTAAAGTTTGTTCGTATAAATCTCCCGCTACAGAGAAACTAAAAGACGAGGAGCTTGAACTCCTTGGCAAAGGATGCGCAGAGGTCTACTTTAAGGCTGGCGAAAACGTTGTCAAGCAAAATGCTCTATCCACCAACGTAGCCTACCTTAAATCGGGCGTGGTTAAAATCCACATGAACGAAAACGGGGTAGAAAAAATTAAGCGAATTATAAGAGGCCCCAGGTACCTATGCCTCCCAAGCAACTTTAGCGATAAGATCAACCATTTTTCGGCTACAGCGCTCGAAAATTCGGCTGTATGCTTTCTCGATCTGGAAACCTTTAAAAGCTTCTTCTACTCAAATGGCGACTTTGCCTTTCAAATTGTAAAAGATTTAAGCCAAAACGAGCTCAAGAACTTTCATAGCTACATTAATAGCTCTAAAAAGCAAGCCACGGGACGAATTGCCGAAAGCCTTGTATACTTCTACAAGGAAATTTATGGCAGCAAAACATTTACCCTACCCATTTCGAGGCTGGAGTTGGGCGAATTCTCGGGGACTACGCGCGAAAATGCAAGCCGAATACTCTCCGACTTTCATCACGAAAGAATAATTGACCTCAACGGAAAAACAATTACCGTTCTTAACGAGGAGCTACTTACTCAAATAAGCGAAAAGGGATAG
- a CDS encoding HAD family hydrolase has protein sequence MKLDAVLWDYDGTLVNSVPKNIDITKQILLEVATRLTGNGLPACLQSEAAYHIANHRAKNWQELYVEYYGMTPNEMKAAGKLWTEFQLKNTTPVALFPEIEHTVSQIMLPQGICSQNSAQNIYHVLRQENLHHKFQAVVGYDDIPSNAQKPNPYSGVRCLEQLLDTVEGKTILYVGDHEGDVEFARNMERELHQKCRVIAVGVKYSGADMQQWHHRPDFEIDRPTDLLSIVDRYS, from the coding sequence ATGAAGCTGGATGCGGTACTTTGGGACTATGATGGAACGTTGGTAAACTCCGTTCCTAAGAATATTGATATAACTAAGCAAATCCTGCTTGAGGTTGCTACCCGACTAACAGGCAACGGGCTACCAGCCTGCCTGCAAAGCGAAGCGGCCTACCATATTGCCAATCACCGGGCTAAAAATTGGCAGGAGCTGTATGTCGAATACTATGGAATGACTCCCAATGAAATGAAGGCGGCAGGCAAGTTGTGGACCGAGTTTCAGCTGAAGAATACAACGCCAGTTGCGCTATTCCCCGAAATAGAGCATACCGTAAGCCAGATAATGCTGCCGCAGGGTATCTGTTCGCAGAACTCGGCTCAAAATATCTACCATGTTCTAAGACAGGAAAACTTACATCACAAGTTTCAAGCCGTTGTTGGGTATGATGATATTCCTTCGAATGCGCAAAAACCGAATCCCTATAGCGGAGTGAGATGCTTGGAGCAGCTCTTAGATACTGTGGAGGGGAAGACAATCCTCTACGTTGGGGATCATGAGGGGGATGTGGAGTTTGCCCGCAATATGGAAAGGGAGCTGCATCAAAAGTGTAGGGTGATTGCCGTAGGTGTAAAGTACAGCGGTGCAGATATGCAGCAGTGGCACCATCGGCCCGACTTTGAGATTGATAGGCCAACGGATCTTCTTAGTATAGTTGACCGCTATAGCTAG